The Mauremys mutica isolate MM-2020 ecotype Southern chromosome 1, ASM2049712v1, whole genome shotgun sequence genome has a segment encoding these proteins:
- the LOC123375799 gene encoding struthiocalcin-2-like, whose product MGPVAYFSLCLLGCLIFNPSLAAGAQAASCPRGWLHFHNDCYGYFPQEATWKRAEARCQSYGSGAHLASIHSEEEHNAVADFVTRSQRHDDDDDDGDDVWIGLHTPARSRRWSWADGSELDFSAWGSRGSSSSPKGEPCVVLEEDTGFMTWDKDSCNDRNPFVCKFRP is encoded by the exons ATGGGGCCAGTCGCCTACTTCAGCCTCTGCCTCCTCGGCTGCCTGATCTTTAACCCCTCGCTGGCCG CAGGGGCACAGGCTGCATCCTGTCCCAGGGGCTGGCTACACTTCCACAACGACTGCTATGGATACTTCCCCCAGGAGGCAACCTGGAAAAGGGCTGAG GCTCGGTGTCAGAGCTACGGCAGCGGTGCCCATCTCGCCTCCATTCACAGCGAGGAGGAGCACAACGCAGTCGCTGATTTCGTCACCCGCTCTCAGCGCCATGACGATGATGACGATGACGGTGATGATGTCTGGATCGGACTCCATACCCCTGCCCGG AGCCGAAGATGGTCATGGGCAGACGGCTCTGAACTGGACTTCAGCGCTTGGGGTAGCCGCGGAAGCTCCTCTTCCCCGAAGGGGGAGCCCTGCGTGGTGCTGGAGGAAGACACAG gTTTCATGACTTGGGACAAGGACTCCTGTAATGATAGAAACCCATTTGTCTGCAAGTTCAGGCCTTAG